The proteins below are encoded in one region of Oncorhynchus gorbuscha isolate QuinsamMale2020 ecotype Even-year linkage group LG01, OgorEven_v1.0, whole genome shotgun sequence:
- the LOC124015046 gene encoding transcription factor 21-like, whose translation MEDVLFDLDQDGTTDFDFWGQMDLNFQFQAQLDSLLVDCTTVTGQLSPWSSFGGQSMFPDAQLTFTDLDSQSPSLGAGAEVDSSPADEPHEMSKRRPLRFVPHHPYKIQRHAANIRERKRMLSINSAFEELRCHVPTFPYEKRLSKIDTLRLAIAYIALLREILISGCDPKSYLDECMKNGYKNQTNAIWNTSDLTARLSWIKWD comes from the exons ATGGAAGATGTATTATTTGACTTGGATCAAGATGGCACTACAGACTTTGATTTCTGGGGCCAAATGGACCTTAACTTCCAGTTCCAGGCCCAGTTGGACAGTCTACTCGTTGACTGCACCACGGTCACTGGCCAGCTTTCACCATGGTCCTCGTTCGGCGGCCAGTCCATGTTCCCGGACGCGCAGCTGACCTTCACAGACCTGGACTCGCAGTCTCCCAGCCTTGGCGCTGGTGCTGAAGTGGACAGCTCCCCGGCGGACGAGCCCCACGAGATGAGCAAGCGCAGGCCGCTGCGGTTTGTGCCCCATCACCCGTACAAGATCCAGCGACATGCCGCTAATATccgggagaggaagaggatgctgAGTATCAATTCGGCGTTCGAAGAGCTGCGGTGCCACGTGCCCACCTTTCCTTACGAAAAGCGCCTGTCCAAGATTGATACCCTGAGACTCGCCATTGCCTACATTGCCCTCCTGAGGGAAATATTGATATCCGGCTGCGACCCCAAGTCATATTTGGATGAATGCATGAAGAATGGTTACAAGAATCAAACCAATGCAATATGGAACACAAGTG ATCTGACAGCCCGGCTCTCCTGGATAAAGTGGGATTAA